In Bacteroidota bacterium, one DNA window encodes the following:
- a CDS encoding T9SS type A sorting domain-containing protein, whose product MTRQLIRISILVIFAVGSSFSQNSAGEGLGVVLNSDGSIKSGQNGSFSVSGYTMKLDETGKPHFTNNSPIESPSSAIEWSNFSSGTGVEGSQTSILINAILVVGSNIYVGGQFEAIGSLVCKNVAMWNGSSWSRLGTGTNSLIRALAHDGTYLYCGGGFTTAGGMSASRIAKWDGTSWSAMGSGLNSYVNCLTIFNSSLYAGGEFTGSGATPLNKIARWSGSAWEGVDNGVNAVVTAMTFSATDLYVAGSFSQVNSIPAVRIAKWNPTSGWSAMGDGFNNTPTSLVYLSGILYAGGTFSMSGSTTVNYVAQWNGSAWTSLSSGASGWVYSLATDGTDLYAGGQFASVGGVAANNIAKWNGTSWSALGTGLANHVHAIAFTPSQLMAGGDFTYNLATWNGTIFQFTNHHFDASNSSVVVTSLCIVGSDTYVGGVFTSIDGVVASNIAKWNGTSWSALGSGANSSVQAIATDGVNLYVCGGFTVIGGITTQAVAKWNGSLWSSLGGGIQGTGYDLIWVDGSLYVGGSFNTAGGVGNPAKMIARWDGTSWSALGNGLNSTIYALAASGSDIYAGGEFTLSGTTSANYIARWDGASWSPLGSGMNNSVSDIKISGSNLYAGGTFTAAGGIGANHIARWNGSSWNSLGLGVDNSVFSICLINNYVYVAGNFFTAGGLSSVSVAKWDGTGWTSLGTGLDDAAYVIIPSWNSQGFLVAGVFITYDGAATAKRIAKFTDSDNPLPVELVSFSGRFHDEDIHLNWQTATEIDNNGFEVERKTVESDWSKIIFIEGYGTSNSPKYYSFEDHSIAPGEKYLYRLKQIDGDGSFIHSNTIEISSENISDFTLEQNYPNPFNPETVIRFALPVEGNVKLEVSDTKGEKVMVLMDEFRETGVHSVKFDAAELSSGVYLYTLSSGGRKLTKKMLLIR is encoded by the coding sequence ATGACACGACAATTGATCAGGATTTCCATCCTTGTGATCTTTGCTGTCGGCAGTTCCTTTTCTCAGAATTCAGCCGGTGAAGGACTCGGCGTAGTTTTGAATTCTGACGGTTCAATAAAAAGCGGGCAGAATGGCTCGTTTAGCGTTTCAGGATACACAATGAAACTTGATGAAACCGGCAAACCGCATTTTACAAATAACTCCCCGATCGAGTCTCCCTCTTCAGCTATAGAGTGGAGCAATTTCAGCAGTGGAACCGGTGTGGAGGGAAGCCAGACATCAATACTGATAAACGCAATTCTGGTAGTAGGAAGCAATATCTATGTTGGTGGTCAGTTTGAGGCAATAGGAAGTCTTGTCTGTAAAAATGTTGCGATGTGGAACGGTTCGAGCTGGAGCAGACTGGGCACCGGGACGAACTCCCTCATTAGAGCACTCGCCCATGATGGTACATATTTGTACTGCGGGGGTGGATTTACCACTGCCGGGGGGATGTCAGCAAGCAGAATTGCCAAATGGGACGGAACTTCCTGGTCGGCAATGGGTTCCGGACTTAACAGTTATGTTAATTGCCTGACAATATTCAATTCCTCACTCTACGCAGGCGGGGAATTTACGGGTTCGGGTGCCACACCGTTAAACAAGATTGCAAGGTGGAGTGGATCGGCATGGGAAGGTGTTGATAACGGAGTAAATGCTGTCGTTACAGCCATGACCTTCTCTGCAACAGATCTTTATGTTGCAGGCTCTTTTTCACAAGTAAATTCAATCCCCGCAGTCAGGATCGCAAAATGGAACCCCACTTCAGGGTGGAGTGCCATGGGAGACGGTTTTAACAACACGCCGACTTCACTCGTCTATTTGAGCGGCATACTCTATGCGGGTGGAACTTTTAGTATGTCAGGCTCTACCACGGTGAATTATGTTGCACAATGGAACGGCAGTGCATGGACTTCCTTAAGTTCAGGCGCCTCGGGTTGGGTTTATTCACTTGCCACTGACGGTACCGATCTGTATGCTGGAGGGCAGTTCGCAAGTGTGGGCGGCGTAGCTGCAAACAATATTGCAAAATGGAACGGGACTTCATGGTCAGCGCTTGGAACCGGACTGGCAAACCATGTACATGCCATTGCATTTACACCCTCTCAACTTATGGCAGGAGGAGATTTCACTTACAACCTCGCAACCTGGAATGGTACAATCTTCCAGTTTACAAACCACCACTTCGATGCCAGCAACTCCTCTGTAGTGGTTACATCCCTCTGTATTGTCGGATCTGACACATATGTGGGAGGTGTTTTTACTTCGATCGATGGTGTAGTTGCAAGCAATATCGCAAAATGGAACGGGACTTCATGGTCAGCGCTTGGGTCGGGGGCAAACTCCAGCGTTCAGGCGATTGCCACTGATGGAGTGAACCTGTATGTATGCGGTGGATTTACGGTAATTGGTGGAATAACAACCCAGGCAGTGGCAAAATGGAACGGCTCGCTTTGGAGCAGTCTTGGAGGGGGGATTCAGGGCACCGGGTACGACCTTATCTGGGTAGATGGCTCGTTATATGTCGGCGGTTCTTTCAATACTGCCGGTGGAGTTGGTAATCCTGCAAAAATGATAGCCAGGTGGGACGGCACTTCCTGGTCGGCTCTTGGAAATGGTCTAAACAGCACCATATATGCTCTGGCAGCATCCGGAAGTGACATTTATGCCGGCGGAGAATTTACTCTGTCGGGCACAACTTCAGCGAACTACATTGCCCGGTGGGACGGCGCTTCGTGGTCTCCCCTCGGTAGCGGTATGAATAATTCGGTCAGTGATATAAAGATCTCGGGTTCCAATTTGTACGCAGGTGGTACATTTACTGCTGCCGGTGGTATTGGTGCGAATCACATTGCAAGATGGAATGGTTCCTCCTGGAATTCACTGGGCTTGGGAGTGGATAACTCCGTATTCAGCATTTGTCTAATCAACAATTATGTATATGTGGCAGGCAACTTCTTTACTGCCGGGGGGCTCTCCTCAGTCTCGGTTGCCAAATGGGATGGAACCGGCTGGACCTCTTTAGGTACCGGGCTGGACGATGCAGCTTATGTTATTATTCCATCATGGAATTCTCAAGGCTTTCTTGTTGCAGGTGTTTTTATCACTTATGACGGCGCTGCAACTGCCAAGCGCATCGCTAAATTCACCGACTCTGATAACCCGCTTCCAGTGGAGCTCGTCTCTTTCTCCGGGAGATTTCACGATGAAGATATCCATCTCAACTGGCAAACAGCCACTGAGATCGACAACAACGGTTTCGAAGTGGAAAGAAAAACTGTTGAATCTGACTGGTCAAAGATCATCTTCATCGAAGGATACGGTACCAGCAACTCACCAAAATACTACTCGTTCGAGGATCATTCCATCGCACCGGGAGAAAAATATCTCTACCGCCTTAAACAAATTGACGGTGACGGATCATTTATTCACTCAAACACCATCGAAATTTCCTCCGAAAACATATCTGATTTTACACTCGAGCAGAATTACCCAAATCCTTTCAACCCGGAGACAGTCATCCGTTTTGCGTTACCTGTCGAGGGAAATGTAAAACTGGAAGTGTCTGACACGAAGGGAGAAAAGGTTATGGTTCTAATGGATGAATTCCGTGAGACGGGTGTCCATTCGGTAAAATTCGATGCAGCAGAACTCTCCTCGGGAGTGTACCTCTACACCCTCAGTTCCGGCGGGCGGAAACTGACAAAGAAGATGTTACTGATCAGATAA